A window of the Diabrotica undecimpunctata isolate CICGRU chromosome 1, icDiaUnde3, whole genome shotgun sequence genome harbors these coding sequences:
- the LOC140445196 gene encoding uncharacterized protein has protein sequence MEVKQEIIDETCKVEIDYNDLDNALLDGFKCEIKEESTRQNTHERYDYLELKEHPINTEIEGHGNKLNPFEENQKTEKDYLQDNKMEIMEALIEHSAHEGSYLNPYTEGKTLNINSKVVTKKKTYKCEICFKRFARKGTLTDHLKIHIGKKAHTCEVCFKQFIQAGSLKKHLRVHTGEKPYKCEICLKKFTETSDLKGHLRVHTGEKPYKCEICFKQFTFAGNLKKHLRVHSGEKPYKCEICFKQFAQKSTLTDHMKLHFGEKAYKCEVCFKQFFQASNLKKHLIVHTREKPHKCEICFKQFVEKRTLTDHMKFHFGEKAYKCEVCFKQFIQAASLKKHLRVHTGEKPYKCEICLKKFTDMSGLKGHLRVHTGEKPYKCEICLKQFTLASYLKIHLRVHTGEKPYKCEICFKQFAQKSILTDHIKIHIGKKAHTCEVCFKQFIQAGNLKKHLRVHTGEKPYKCEICLKKFSDTSGLKWHLRRHTGEKPYKCEICLKQFTSASSLKKHLRTFEHSGEKPYKCEICFKQFVEKRTLTDHMKLHFGETAYKCEVCFKQFFQAGNLKKHLRVHTGEKPYKCEICFKQFTSASSLKIHLRVHSGEKPYKCEICFKQFSQKIHLESHLRVHT, from the exons atggaagtaaaacaagaaattaTCGATGAAACGTGTAAAGTAGAAATAGATTATAATGACCTGGATAATGCTCTTTTGGATGGCTTTAAATGTGAAATTAAGGAGGAATCCACTAGGCAAAATACACATGAGAGATATGATTATTTAGAATTAAAGGAACATCCCATAAATACTGAAATAGAAGGACATGGGAATAAACTCAAcccatttgaagaaaaccaaaaaactgaaaaag ATTATCTCCAAGataacaaaatggaaattatgGAGGCACTAATTGAACATTCAGCTCACGAAGGGAGTTATTTGAATCCATATACTGAAggaaaaacattaaatataaataGCAAAGTGGTgactaaaaaaaaaacttacaaatgtgaGATTTGTTTTAAGCGGTTTGCTCGAAAAGGTACTTTAACTGATCACCTAAAAATTCACATTGGAAAAAAAgctcacacttgtgaggtttgttttaaacaatttattcaagcaggtagtttgaaaaaacatttgagagtgcacactggagaaaaaccttacaagtgtgaaatttgtttaaagaagTTTACTGAGACAAGTGATTTGAAAgggcatttgagagtgcacactggggaaaaaccttacaagtgtgaaatttgctttaagcagtttacttttgctggtaatttgaaaaaacatttgagagtgcactctggggaaaaaccttacaagtgtgaaatttgttttaagcagtttgctCAAAAAAGTACTTTAACTGATCACATGAAACTTCACTTTGGTGAAAAAGCTTATAAGTGTGaggtttgttttaaacaattttttcaagcaagcaatttgaaaaaacatttgatagTGCACACtagagaaaaacctcacaagtgtgagatttgttttaagcagtttgttGAAAAAAGGACTTTAACAGATCACATGAAATTTCACTTTGGAGAAAAAGCTTACAAGTGTGaggtttgttttaaacaatttattcaaGCAGCtagtttgaaaaaacatttgagagtacacactggagaaaaaccttataagtgtgaaatttgtttaaagaagTTTACTGATATGAGTGGTTTGAAAgggcatttgagagtgcacactggggaaaaaccttacaagtgtgaaatttgcttaaAGCAGTTTACTTTAGCAAGTTACTTGAAAATACATttaagagtgcacactggggaaaaaccttacaagtgtgaaatttgttttaagcagtttgctCAAAAGAGTATATTAACTGATCACATAAAAATTCACATTGGAAAAAAAgctcacacttgtgaggtttgttttaaacaatttattcaagcaggtaatttaaaaaaacatttgagagtgcacactggagaaaaaccttacaagtgtgaaatttgtttaaagaagTTTAGTGACACAAGTGGTTTGAAATGGCATTTGAGAcggcacactggggaaaaaccttacaagtgtgaaatttgcctTAAGCAGTTTACTTCAGCTAGtagtttgaaaaaacatttaagaACATTTGAGCActctggggaaaaaccttacaaatgtgagatttgttttaagcagtttgttGAAAAAAGGACTTTAACAGATCACATGAAACTTCACTTTGGAGAAACAGCTTACAAGTGTGaggtttgttttaaacaattttttcaagcaggtaatttgaaaaaacatttgagagtgcacactggggaaaaaccttacaagtgtgaaatttgctttaagcagtTTACTTCAGCTAGtagtttgaaaatacatttgagagtgcactctggggaaaaaccttacaagtgtgaaatttgttttaagcagttttctcagaaaATTCATTTGGAAagtcatttgagagtgcacacttaA
- the LOC140445206 gene encoding uncharacterized protein, giving the protein MEVKQEIIEETCKVEIEYNDLDNALLDDFKCEIKEECSRQNTHERYDYLELKEHPINTEIEGHGNKLNSFEENQKIEKDYLQDNKMEIMEAIIEHSAHEGSYINPYAEGKTLNINSKVVTKKRTYKCEICFKQFAQKSMLTDHIKIHIGKKTHTCEVCFKQFIQAGSLKKHLRVHTGEKPYKCEICLKKFSETSGLKGHLRVHTGEKPYKCEICFKQFNLASNLKKHLRVHSGEKPYKCEICFKQFVGKRTLTDHMKLHFGEKAYKCEVCFKQFFQAGNLKKHLRVHTGEKPYKCEICLKKFTDTSGLKGHLRVHTGEKPYKCEICYKQFTSATYLKIHLRVHTGEKPYKCEICFKQFVQKSMLTGHIKIHIGKKAHTCEVCFKQFIQAGNLKTHLRVHTGEKPYKCEICLKKFTDTSGLKGHLRVHTGQKPYKCEICFKQFTSASNLKKHLRMHSEEKSFKCEICFKQFVEKRTLTDHMKLHFGEKAYKCQVCFKQFFQAGNLKKHLIVHTGEKPYKCEICLKKFINTSGLKGHLRVHTGEKPYKCEICLKQFTLASYLKIHLRVHTGEKPYKCEICFKQFTSTSNLKKHLRVHSGEKPYKCEICIKQFSQNIHLERHLRVHT; this is encoded by the exons atggaagtaaaacaagaaattaTAGAAGAAACGTGTAAAGTAGAAATAGAGTATAATGACCTGGATAATGCTCTTTTGGATGACTTTAAATGTGAAATTAAGGAGGAATGCAGTAGGCAAAATACACATGAAAGATATGATTATTTAGAATTAAAGGAACATCCCATAAATACTGAAATAGAAGGACATGGGAATAAACTCAActcatttgaagaaaaccaaaaaattgaAAAAG ATTATCTCCAAGataacaaaatggaaattatgGAGGCAATAATTGAACATTCAGCTCACGAAGGGAGTTATATAAATCCATATGCTGAAggaaaaacattaaatataaataGCAAAGTGGTGACTAAAAAAAGAACTTACAAATGTgagatttgttttaagcagtttgctCAAAAAAGTATGTTAACTGATCACATAAAAATTCACATTGGAAAAAAAactcacacttgtgaggtttgttttaaacaatttattcaagcaggtagtttgaaaaaacatttgagagtgcacactggagaaaaaccttacaagtgtgaaatttgtttaaagaagTTTTCTGAGACAAGTGGTTTGAAAgggcatttgagagtgcacactggggaaaaaccttacaagtgtgaaatttgctttaagcagtTTAATTTAGCTagtaatttgaaaaaacatttgagagtgcactctggggaaaaaccttacaagtgtgagatttgttttaagcagtttgttGGAAAAAGAACTTTAACAGATCACATGAAACTTCACTTTGGAGAAAAAGCTTACAAGTGTGaggtttgttttaaacaattttttcaagcaggtaatttgaaaaaacatttgagagtgcacactggagaaaaaccttacaagtgtgaaatttgtttaaagaagTTTACTGATACGAGTGGTTTGAAAgggcatttgagagtgcacactggggaaaaaccttacaagtgtgaaatttgctatAAGCAGTTTACTTCAGCAACTTACTTGAAAATACATttaagagtgcacactggggagaaaccttacaagtgtgaaatttgttttaagcagtttgttCAAAAAAGTATGTTAACTGGTCACATAAAAATTCACATTGGAAAAAAAgctcacacttgtgaggtttgttttaaacaatttattcaagcaggtaatttgaaaacacatttgagagtgcacactggagaaaaaccttacaagtgtgaaatttgtttaaagaagTTTACTGACACAAGTGGTTTGAAAgggcatttgagagtgcacactgggcaaaaaccttacaagtgtgaaatttgctttaagcagtttacttcagctagtaatttgaaaaaacatttgagaatgCACTCTGAGGAAAAATCTTTCAAGTGTgagatttgttttaagcagtttgttGAAAAAAGGACTTTAACAGATCACATGAAACTTCACTTTGGAGAAAAAGCTTACAAGTGTCaggtttgttttaaacaattttttcaagcaggtaatttgaaaaaacatttgatagtgcacactggagaaaaaccttacaagtgtgaaatttgtttaaagaagTTTATTAATACGAGTGGTTTGAAAgggcatttgagagtgcacactggggaaaaaccttacaagtgtgaaatttgcttaaAGCAGTTTACTTTAGCAAGTTACTTGAAAATACATttaagagtgcacactggggaaaaaccttacaagtgtgaaatttgctttaagcagtttacttcaactagtaatttgaaaaaacatttgagggTGCActctggggaaaaaccttacaagtgtgaaatttgtattaagcagttttctcagaaTATTCATTTGGAAcgtcatttgagagtgcacacttaG